The Mucilaginibacter yixingensis genome window below encodes:
- a CDS encoding SPFH domain-containing protein, whose amino-acid sequence MPQLTEVLEFLDNTGTIMVKRVPDDGPTEIKWGAQLTVRDSQEAIFFRDGEVVDVFGPGRYMLETRNFPVITKWVTSFAYGPDSPFRAEVYFVNKKLFLNLKWGTQEPILFADKDLKMVRLRAYGNYAIKIVDSHVFVNQVVGTMGLYQDATIADYLRTLITGKLAGVIARQAQSVMELPAAYDSISENAKAALAPDFQHLGLALDELNIAAISVPEEVQQMIDQRSGMSALGNLDEFMKYKMAMSIQDAAANPNGAAGQTVGSGVGLGMGLMMPQIVQQTLASAVQSPAPAASSVEKLKELKGLLDLQIITQAEFDQKKSQLLSQL is encoded by the coding sequence ATGCCGCAATTAACCGAAGTCCTTGAGTTTTTAGACAATACTGGTACCATTATGGTCAAGCGGGTACCTGACGACGGGCCCACTGAAATCAAATGGGGTGCACAATTAACGGTCCGCGACAGTCAGGAAGCGATTTTCTTCCGCGACGGTGAGGTCGTAGACGTCTTTGGTCCGGGCCGCTATATGCTGGAAACCCGTAACTTCCCGGTGATCACCAAATGGGTGACCAGCTTTGCCTATGGACCGGATTCACCGTTCCGCGCTGAAGTTTATTTTGTTAACAAAAAACTGTTTCTGAACCTCAAATGGGGGACACAGGAACCCATCCTATTTGCTGATAAAGATCTCAAGATGGTCCGCCTGCGAGCCTATGGTAATTATGCGATCAAAATCGTCGATTCCCACGTTTTTGTAAATCAGGTGGTGGGCACGATGGGCCTGTACCAGGATGCCACTATCGCTGATTACCTCCGCACCCTCATCACCGGTAAATTAGCCGGGGTGATCGCCCGTCAGGCACAATCCGTTATGGAATTGCCCGCCGCGTATGACAGTATAAGTGAAAACGCCAAAGCCGCCTTAGCTCCCGACTTTCAGCACCTCGGCCTGGCTCTGGATGAGCTGAACATCGCTGCTATCTCCGTGCCTGAAGAAGTTCAGCAAATGATCGACCAGCGTTCCGGCATGTCGGCATTAGGTAATTTGGACGAATTTATGAAGTACAAAATGGCAATGTCTATCCAGGATGCCGCTGCTAATCCTAACGGAGCAGCCGGGCAGACGGTGGGTAGCGGCGTCGGACTCGGCATGGGACTGATGATGCCACAGATCGTACAACAAACCTTGGCTTCCGCTGTCCAGTCACCGGCTCCGGCGGCATCCTCTGTCGAAAAACTAAAAGAACTCAAGGGGCTGCTGGATCTCCAGATTATTACCCAGGCAGAGTTCGATCAGAAAAAATCACAATTGTTAAGTCAGCTCTAA
- a CDS encoding IS630 family transposase: MFKRNIMRRRFIEGTYSTYQLAHELRVSTITTYRYQKEFERIKAHYPDQLDNMYFYMPEQPKPHRETPLYKELIPMLPVLAAGMQGKVLKAMPLWEEYRKHCPQGYSYSPFKFIFFDWFEDSVIPYPVPLLDSIAPADQPILQHWRRGNDHRHWQIAVVLQGAITATTLAELMSKAESSWRTVTQWIRAYKTKGLAGLEPTPRKPNVRIQATIKNRKEKLVKLLHESPQSHGLNRTSWSIVALTRIYNQLYQPEVHVMQVSRCLRQLGYRYKQSRDMLTSPDPKFREKIKKIQRILQHLKPNEKFFSIDEYGPVGVKIKGGRTLRHEKESPVAVPEKQRAKGVIICTAALELSTNQVHHFYSEKKNTFEMIKLIDLLLARYADQSRIYLCWDAVSWHNSLILKQYIQDHNATAKPEIRIAPLPASTQFLNVIEAVFGGLAKAVIHNSDYPTLEACKQAIDLHFSIRNAYFLANPKRAGKKIWGQEHIRARFSELQDTRKRSAMHGAR, from the coding sequence ATGTTCAAGCGTAATATCATGCGCCGGCGCTTTATTGAGGGGACTTATAGCACTTACCAGCTGGCGCATGAATTGCGAGTGTCTACGATTACGACCTATCGTTATCAAAAGGAGTTTGAGCGGATCAAGGCACATTATCCGGATCAGTTAGATAACATGTACTTCTACATGCCGGAGCAACCCAAGCCGCATCGGGAAACGCCGTTATACAAAGAGCTGATACCCATGTTGCCCGTGTTGGCTGCGGGCATGCAGGGGAAGGTGCTGAAAGCCATGCCGCTCTGGGAGGAGTACCGTAAACATTGTCCTCAGGGATACAGTTATTCTCCATTCAAGTTTATCTTTTTTGATTGGTTTGAAGATAGTGTTATTCCTTACCCGGTCCCTTTGTTGGACAGTATTGCACCCGCCGATCAACCGATACTGCAACATTGGCGCAGGGGAAATGATCACCGGCATTGGCAGATCGCCGTGGTCCTACAGGGAGCGATAACAGCAACGACGTTAGCTGAACTGATGAGTAAAGCGGAATCTTCCTGGCGTACCGTGACCCAATGGATCCGTGCTTATAAAACCAAAGGCCTGGCTGGGTTGGAGCCTACTCCCCGTAAACCTAACGTACGTATCCAAGCTACGATCAAGAACCGGAAAGAGAAATTGGTCAAGCTATTGCATGAGTCCCCGCAAAGCCATGGTCTTAACCGGACGAGCTGGTCAATTGTTGCACTGACCCGTATTTATAATCAATTATATCAGCCTGAAGTTCATGTGATGCAGGTATCGCGTTGTTTACGGCAATTAGGTTACCGGTATAAACAATCCCGCGATATGCTCACCAGTCCAGATCCGAAGTTCCGGGAGAAGATCAAGAAGATCCAGCGCATACTACAGCATCTGAAGCCCAATGAAAAGTTCTTTTCGATCGATGAATACGGTCCGGTCGGGGTAAAGATCAAGGGCGGGCGCACCCTGCGTCATGAAAAGGAGAGTCCTGTTGCCGTCCCCGAAAAACAAAGAGCCAAGGGCGTTATCATCTGCACCGCCGCACTCGAGCTTTCCACCAATCAGGTGCACCATTTTTACTCCGAAAAGAAAAACACCTTTGAGATGATCAAGCTGATCGACCTTCTGCTCGCACGGTATGCCGACCAGTCCAGGATCTACCTCTGCTGGGACGCCGTCAGCTGGCACAATTCGCTCATCCTCAAACAATATATTCAGGACCACAATGCCACCGCGAAACCCGAGATCAGAATAGCACCTTTACCCGCCAGTACCCAGTTCCTCAATGTGATCGAAGCCGTCTTTGGCGGTCTGGCCAAAGCCGTCATCCATAACAGTGACTATCCAACACTGGAAGCCTGCAAACAAGCCATCGATCTGCACTTCAGTATCCGCAACGCCTATTTCCTGGCCAACCCAAAAAGAGCCGGCAAGAAAATATGGGGCCAGGAACATATCAGAGCCAGATTCAGTGAATTGCAGGATACCCGGAAAAGAAGCGCCATGCACGGCGCCAGGTGA
- a CDS encoding DUF2462 domain-containing protein has translation MRLLNLVRIALALLLSAAAYYIISSHRVPNVKLLPGEQVNGQFAGDYHGRVDLENTSFKISEQISFVKSKLDSFTYQRFLKMLTQGRQPDSAQLRFARANASRMVPNWRMVYFQRMGTRGWTLGDTSDQHYRFKRQVSRTFRRDGWHRFQVLPIGLLFEELGNTDVLQHDTLVIDPRRLVDFNYKLSAGSELALYSPHGLVTQTYPAAKPADLLDEGNREVYRFNAADLNQLTDNEHPAMVLRLRLLNPWLNNVIGETTKDWGPGKVLGWLILSLVALFGDKLKKKILEPVADRIWPDRKEKKQEPRPKKRPAAPQKKKAVKD, from the coding sequence ATGCGTTTACTCAACCTTGTCCGCATTGCTCTGGCGCTGCTCCTTTCCGCAGCCGCCTATTATATTATCAGCAGTCATCGTGTCCCCAATGTGAAACTTCTTCCGGGCGAACAGGTCAACGGTCAGTTTGCGGGGGATTATCATGGTCGTGTGGATCTGGAAAACACGAGCTTCAAGATCAGCGAACAGATCAGCTTTGTCAAGAGCAAGCTGGATTCCTTTACCTATCAGCGTTTTCTTAAGATGCTGACACAAGGCAGGCAGCCGGATAGCGCACAGCTGCGTTTTGCCCGCGCGAATGCGTCGCGGATGGTACCGAACTGGCGAATGGTTTATTTTCAGCGTATGGGCACACGAGGCTGGACCTTAGGCGACACTTCGGATCAGCACTATCGTTTTAAACGGCAGGTCAGCAGGACCTTCCGCCGTGACGGCTGGCACCGGTTCCAGGTATTGCCCATCGGTTTGCTGTTTGAAGAGCTGGGTAATACGGATGTGCTGCAGCACGATACGCTGGTCATCGATCCGAGGCGGCTGGTCGATTTCAACTATAAGCTGTCTGCAGGTTCGGAACTTGCACTTTACAGTCCGCACGGATTAGTTACTCAGACTTATCCAGCTGCAAAACCAGCGGACCTGCTCGACGAGGGGAACCGAGAGGTCTACCGTTTCAATGCGGCTGACCTGAATCAGCTCACGGATAATGAGCATCCGGCGATGGTCCTACGGCTGCGGCTGCTTAATCCCTGGCTGAATAATGTCATCGGTGAAACGACCAAAGACTGGGGTCCGGGAAAGGTCCTGGGCTGGCTGATCCTCAGCTTAGTGGCACTGTTTGGCGACAAGCTCAAAAAGAAAATACTGGAGCCGGTGGCGGACCGCATCTGGCCGGACCGGAAGGAAAAGAAGCAAGAACCGCGCCCTAAAAAACGTCCGGCTGCCCCACAAAAAAAGAAGGCCGTCAAAGATTGA
- a CDS encoding tol-pal system YbgF family protein, translated as METLPYELFTTAVTLLQAQVLIEAFAVFQQIADDYPDHELADDALYNAGLCQFQLNNFPAAVNLFEELIRRYPEATIYDGHAGREFGRTAAKAHYALINCHLRLGQVAAAIKESVSLQAYPESYVLSELGQPVYYHDLAQTAIQTYQQLS; from the coding sequence ATGGAAACCTTACCGTACGAACTTTTTACCACAGCCGTCACCTTACTACAGGCTCAGGTACTCATAGAGGCCTTTGCGGTGTTTCAACAGATCGCCGACGACTATCCAGACCATGAACTGGCCGATGATGCGCTTTATAATGCTGGTCTTTGCCAGTTTCAGTTGAATAACTTTCCGGCTGCAGTTAACTTGTTTGAGGAATTGATCAGGCGATATCCCGAAGCCACCATATACGACGGTCATGCCGGGAGAGAATTTGGCCGGACCGCCGCTAAAGCCCATTATGCCCTGATCAATTGTCACCTCAGGCTTGGTCAAGTAGCAGCAGCCATCAAAGAAAGCGTATCGCTTCAGGCTTACCCGGAATCCTATGTGCTTTCTGAGCTCGGCCAGCCGGTTTATTATCACGACCTCGCCCAAACTGCCATTCAAACTTATCAGCAGCTCAGCTAA